The Effusibacillus lacus DNA window TTCTGTGGTTTCCTTTCCTCTGATGTATCAAAGCGCCTTTGCGGGCTTTCTGTCTGTTGACCGGAAGCTGGAAATTGCGGGATTGTCCCTGGGGGCCAGCGGCGTTCGAACCTTTTGGCAGGTGACACTGCCTTTGGCAACGCCCGGTTTGTTGTCCGGCATTGTGTTGACCTTTGCCAGAGCTCTGGGGGAGTTTGGCGCAACTCTAATGTTGGCCGGCAACATCCCTGGAATCACGCAAACCATTCCTTTGGCAATCTACACTGCAACCGAAGCGGGATATATGAAAGAGGTGTCCTGGTTTGTGGCCGTAATGACAGTGGTTTCGTTTGGGTTGGTATTCCTGGTAAAGCGGTGGAGCAGGCTTTACACTGTAAAGCAAGGGGGGAGATGGCGTGCTTGATGTACAAATCTCCAAACGACTGCCTGATTTTACACTGGATGCCGAGTTTTCGGCAGATGGCACCGTTCAGGTAATCGTTGGTCCCTCAGGGTCCGGCAAGACGACTCTATTGGAGTGCATTGCAGGCATCCAGACACCGGATACAGGGGAAATTCGCCTGGGGAACCGAACGCTTTTTTCCAAGGCAACGAATGTGAATGTGCCCGTGAACAAACGCAAGATTGGCTTTGTATTTCAGGAATACGCTTTGTTTCCTCATCTGTCTGTCAAACGAAACCTGTTGTTCGCAAGGGGAATCTTGCGCTCACCCGATGCCCCGACCAGGTCTCTTCTGCAGAGGACAGCCGAACGCCTGGGAATCGTTCCTCTGATGGACAGAATGCCGCAGGAGTTGTCGGGAGGGGAACAACAGCGGGTTGCGCTTGGCAGGGCGTTGGTCATGGAACCTGAATTGCTGTTGTTGGACGAGCCGTTTTCCGCATTGGATTCGGGCACGCTGCACAAGGTACTTCCCCTAGTGCAGGAAGTGATTGCGGAACTGAACATCCCGACCCTTCTGATCACCCATCAGGAAGAGGTGGCCAAAGCGTTTGGCTCGCGCATCCTGCGAATGGAACATGGAAAACTGACTCATTGCAGGATTCAGTGAAAATGTCACTTTTAAGTTCTCCTTTCTTTGATTGGGAAGTTCTTATTTCTTGTACCTTACAACGAGAAGCTTAATATAGCCGGGGGCAACTTTTACGTTTTCCACTGCCCCTTTCGTAGCAACTCCACCAACAGCAACGGGATCAGGGTGATAACCGTTGCTTTGGAGACTTTTCCCATCAAATCCCCTCCCTTTGTGAAGTCGCGTCTTTCTCTCTCAATTCATTATGCACCGCTTCGCTTCGGTGAAGAGGAACTTACCGGTGTTCTATTTGTTAGACAATTTGCAAAAAATCTATTGATCAGCTTCTGGTTTTGTGTTATATAAAAATTATAAAACCGGTTTCGGAAAACGGTTTTAGAAAACGGTTCGAGATATGGGGTGAATCGAATTTGGCAACAATCGATGACGTGGCAAAAAAGGCGGGGGTCTCGAAAAGTTCCGTGTCACGGGTGTTGAACGGAAATTTTCAATACATGTCCGAAGATACGAAAAACAGAATTCTGGATGCGATTCGGGAATTAAGCTATACTCCGAATTCACTGGCGCAAAGCCTCAAGAAAAAGAAGACGCAAACGATCGGAATCATCTTGTCCGATATTTCAAACCCGTTCTGGTCTGAAGTTTTAAAAGGGGTACAGGATGAATGCATGCGGAACGGATACGGCTTGATGGTCAGCAGTTCGGGGGAGGATCCCGACTTAGAAAAGGAAAACATCCTGATGCTGAAAAACAAGCAGGTGGACGGGTTGATTGTGAACACAACCGGTCATAACTCTGACTTGTTTGAGAATCTGACAGCGGAGAAATTTCCTTTTGTGTTTCTTGACCGGTTGCCAGACGGTACGATCACCGATACGGTGGTGGTCAACAATGTGCTGGGCGCGAGGCAAGCGATTCAATTTCTGGTTGATCAGGGACATAAACGAATCGGAATTCTCTTGTACCCGATAGAGAATAAGAGTCCGAGGATTGAGCGCCTGGAGGGGTATAAACAGGCACTTACGGCAAACGGAATCCCGATAGACGAATCGCTGGTGAAAATTTGCAGGCAGGAGAGAGGGAGCGGCATTGAGGCAGTACACGAGATGTTGTCGCTGCCGGACAGGCCGACCGCGATTTTTTCCACAAATACCATGTTGAATCTGGAAGTTCTCACGGGTGTCAAGAAGGCAGGGTTCAAAGTACCGAAGGATGTTTCGGTGATCGGATATGACGATTACCCGTGGGTTCCGCTGCTCGATCCGCCGCTAAGTACAGTAGCGCAGCCGGCATTTGAAATGGGGATCCAAGCTGCGGCTTTGTTGCTAAATAAAATGAAAGCCAAAAGATGGAAAAAGCCACAGATTGTCCAGTTGGATCCGGAGTTACTGATCCGCGACTCCTGTACCCCCCCGATCAAGATGCGTTAGGAGGTGAAATAAACCCCTGTCCGAACCTTAATTTTCTGATATTTCGAATTGTAATAAACTTTCAGGAGGGTCAGATTATGAAAAAAAGAATTGTTTCCGCAATTGCTTCAATTTCTCTTGCCATGCTGTCGATAACAGGGTGTTCGCAATCGGCATCGAACGGTTCAGGGCAAAAAAACAACACAGCGGCACCGACAGAAGAGAAAAAACAAATCGTATTGAAACTGGGCCACGGAACGGCTACCAATTCTCTCTATCACGCCGGTTCGGTCAAATTTAAAGAACTGGTGGAGGCCAAAACAAACGGACAAATCAAAGTGGAAGTGTACTCGGACGGAACCATCGGTCATGACAAAGAGCTGATTGATTTTATGAAAACCGGCGGAGCTGTTCAAATGGGGATGCTCGGGGTGGAGCCCCTTACGACGATTGAGCCGAAGCTGAAAGTGGTCAATTTGCCGTATCTGTTTACCGACCGTGAAACCGCTTACAAGGTGTTGGACGGTGAACTGGGTGCGGAAATGGTGGCCTCATTGCCGAAAAAACAGGGACTTCGTGTACTGGCTTATTTTGAAAACGGGTTCCGGCATCTGACAAACTCAAAACGTGAAATACTTACGCCCGAAGATGTAAAAGGGCTCAAAATCAGGACTCCGCAAAGCCCGGTGTCGCTCAGTATTTTTAAAGCACTCGGTGCCAATCCGACACCAATGGCTTTTGGTGAAGTCTTCCCGGCACTTGAACAAAAAGTGATCGATGGTCAGGAGAACCCGCTGTCGCTGATTTTTTCGGCCAAATTTTACGAGGTGCAAAAGCATGTCGCTCTGACAGGGCATATGTACTCCCCGATGGTTCTTGCGATCAGTGAAGCGGTCTGGTCCAAGTTGACGCCGGAGCAGCAAAAAGCGGTGCAGGAAGCGGCTAATGAGGCCAGGGATTACGAACGGAAGCTGAGTGCCGAACAGGAAGCGGACCTCGTCAAGAAGATTGAAGCGGCAGGAGTCAAAATCAGCCGTCCTGACGTTTCGAAGTTCAAGGAAGCAACCAAGAACGTTCACCTTGAATTTGATAATGAATATGGAGCCGACTTCTATGAAAAATTGATGAAAGCCACTTCCAAATAACTGGATCATTTGGATAGGGGCCCATGTGGCCCCTTTCAATAAAAAACCGGAGGAGAGCCGATTATGATTGTTCAGGCCGAGAATTTGAGAAAGTATGTGTCCGCAGTTTTGCAAACTGTGGGACTGCCGGTTCAGGACAGCGACATTGTTGCCGAAAGCCTGGTGTCGGCCAATTTGCGAGGAGTCGATTCACATGGGGTGACCCGTCTGCCGATCTATGTGAAGCGTTTAAAATTGGGTGTTGCCAACCCGGATCCGCAAGTGAAGGTCGTTGAAGAGAGTGACGCCACCCTTCTGATCGACGGCGATGACGGAATGGGCCAGGTGGTGGGTACGAGAGCGATTCGCTTAGGGATCGAAAAAGCAAGAAAAAGCGGAGCTGTCTTTATCGGAGTGAAACGCTCAACCCATTTTGGAACGGGCGCATTTTTCGTTCAGCAAGGGGTCAACGCGGATCTGGTGACATACGCCATGTCGAATGCTCCGGCCACCATGGCACCCTGGGGCGGAATACAGCCTTATATCGGGACGAATCCGTATGCGTTCGGAGTGCCGGTAGGCAAGCACAAGCCGATTATTCTGGATATGGCTACCAGTGTGGTAGCCAGAGGAAAAATTATCATGGCTGCCCAAAAGGGTGAAGAAATTCCATTGGGCTGGGCGATCGACAAAGAAGGAAGACCCACGACCGATGCTGCTGCGGCATTGGAGGGATCGGTGCTTCCCTTTGGAGGTCCGAAGGGATACGCGATTTCTCTGATGATCGATATTATGAGCGGGGTATTGACGGGAGCCGGGTTTGGCCCGCATATCAACAATATTTACGGCGACTTTGACAAACCGCAAAATGTCGGCCATTTCTTTCAGCTGGTTGACATTAACCGGTTTATGCCCGCAGATTTGTTCAAACAGCGAATTGATCAAATGATTGACGAAATCAAATCTGCTCTGAGGGCGGCCGGAACGGATGAGATTTTCCTGCCGGGCGAAATCGAGTTCAGGGTCGAACGGCAGAGGTTGGAACAAGGCATTCCTCTCAGCCGGGAAGTCTACGTAGATATCAAAAAAGTGGGAGAAGAATGCGGAGTTTCCATAAACGATTACGAGAGCGCCATTCTCGCATAGGGGAGAGAAACAATGAATCTGTTGAGCCGAATTTTTCAATACGAACTTCCCACCCAAATTGTTTTCGGTGTGAACGCCATTCAAGAATTGCCGCAGAAAGTGCGGAAACTGGCAGGTTCCCGGGTATTCGTCGTATCGGATCCCGGAGTGGAGCAAGCCGGAATTTTAAAGAAAGTGACAGATCTTTTGGCAGAGTCCCACATTACGTTTGAGACTTTTACAGAAGTTGACAGAGAGCCTGATGTAAAAACCATTGGCATTGCCACCGGCAAAGCGAAGGAATTTGCGGCCGACCTGGTGATCGGTGTCGGCGGTGGAAGCGCTCAGGACGCGGCGAAAGCGGTTGCCGTAATGATTAACAATGAAGGAAAAATCACCCAGTATGCGGGTTTAGATAAATTGCCCAATCCGGGGGTGCCAATCATTTGCATCCCGACGACTGCCGGAACCGGAAGTGAAGTCACGATCTGGACGGTCATCTCCGAGAAGGAGAACAATATGAAGTTTGGAATTGGAGGCAAATACCTGGCTCCGACTCTGGCGCTTTGCGACCCGGCTCTGACATTGTCGCTGCCGGGACCGATGACCGCCGCCACAGGCATTGACGCATTGACCCATGCGCTGGAGTCGTTTGTCAATAAAGCGACGCAACCGGTTTCAGAAGCTTTGTCGCGTGAAAGCATGAGACTGATCGCCAAGAGTTTGCGTAAGGCGGTGGCACAAGGCGATAAACTGGAAGCTCGTTACGATATGTTGCTTGCAAGCACAATTGCCGCCATGGCGTTCAATCCGACACGGCTCGGGTTGGCTCACGCACTTTGTATGCCGTTGGGAGGAAAGTTCAAAGTCCCGCACGGTGTAGCAAATGCAATTCTG harbors:
- the modB gene encoding molybdate ABC transporter permease subunit, with translation MTSMWTPVWLSLQVAGLATCIVAVLGTGIARWMQRSRLPVKELLDALFLLPMVLPPTVTGFLLLWLFGKKGPIGQMLAAAGIEIPFTFAGAVIAASVVSFPLMYQSAFAGFLSVDRKLEIAGLSLGASGVRTFWQVTLPLATPGLLSGIVLTFARALGEFGATLMLAGNIPGITQTIPLAIYTATEAGYMKEVSWFVAVMTVVSFGLVFLVKRWSRLYTVKQGGRWRA
- a CDS encoding ATP-binding cassette domain-containing protein, yielding MLDVQISKRLPDFTLDAEFSADGTVQVIVGPSGSGKTTLLECIAGIQTPDTGEIRLGNRTLFSKATNVNVPVNKRKIGFVFQEYALFPHLSVKRNLLFARGILRSPDAPTRSLLQRTAERLGIVPLMDRMPQELSGGEQQRVALGRALVMEPELLLLDEPFSALDSGTLHKVLPLVQEVIAELNIPTLLITHQEEVAKAFGSRILRMEHGKLTHCRIQ
- a CDS encoding LacI family DNA-binding transcriptional regulator, coding for MATIDDVAKKAGVSKSSVSRVLNGNFQYMSEDTKNRILDAIRELSYTPNSLAQSLKKKKTQTIGIILSDISNPFWSEVLKGVQDECMRNGYGLMVSSSGEDPDLEKENILMLKNKQVDGLIVNTTGHNSDLFENLTAEKFPFVFLDRLPDGTITDTVVVNNVLGARQAIQFLVDQGHKRIGILLYPIENKSPRIERLEGYKQALTANGIPIDESLVKICRQERGSGIEAVHEMLSLPDRPTAIFSTNTMLNLEVLTGVKKAGFKVPKDVSVIGYDDYPWVPLLDPPLSTVAQPAFEMGIQAAALLLNKMKAKRWKKPQIVQLDPELLIRDSCTPPIKMR
- a CDS encoding TRAP transporter substrate-binding protein, with the translated sequence MKKRIVSAIASISLAMLSITGCSQSASNGSGQKNNTAAPTEEKKQIVLKLGHGTATNSLYHAGSVKFKELVEAKTNGQIKVEVYSDGTIGHDKELIDFMKTGGAVQMGMLGVEPLTTIEPKLKVVNLPYLFTDRETAYKVLDGELGAEMVASLPKKQGLRVLAYFENGFRHLTNSKREILTPEDVKGLKIRTPQSPVSLSIFKALGANPTPMAFGEVFPALEQKVIDGQENPLSLIFSAKFYEVQKHVALTGHMYSPMVLAISEAVWSKLTPEQQKAVQEAANEARDYERKLSAEQEADLVKKIEAAGVKISRPDVSKFKEATKNVHLEFDNEYGADFYEKLMKATSK
- a CDS encoding Ldh family oxidoreductase, which produces MIVQAENLRKYVSAVLQTVGLPVQDSDIVAESLVSANLRGVDSHGVTRLPIYVKRLKLGVANPDPQVKVVEESDATLLIDGDDGMGQVVGTRAIRLGIEKARKSGAVFIGVKRSTHFGTGAFFVQQGVNADLVTYAMSNAPATMAPWGGIQPYIGTNPYAFGVPVGKHKPIILDMATSVVARGKIIMAAQKGEEIPLGWAIDKEGRPTTDAAAALEGSVLPFGGPKGYAISLMIDIMSGVLTGAGFGPHINNIYGDFDKPQNVGHFFQLVDINRFMPADLFKQRIDQMIDEIKSALRAAGTDEIFLPGEIEFRVERQRLEQGIPLSREVYVDIKKVGEECGVSINDYESAILA
- a CDS encoding iron-containing alcohol dehydrogenase, which gives rise to MNLLSRIFQYELPTQIVFGVNAIQELPQKVRKLAGSRVFVVSDPGVEQAGILKKVTDLLAESHITFETFTEVDREPDVKTIGIATGKAKEFAADLVIGVGGGSAQDAAKAVAVMINNEGKITQYAGLDKLPNPGVPIICIPTTAGTGSEVTIWTVISEKENNMKFGIGGKYLAPTLALCDPALTLSLPGPMTAATGIDALTHALESFVNKATQPVSEALSRESMRLIAKSLRKAVAQGDKLEARYDMLLASTIAAMAFNPTRLGLAHALCMPLGGKFKVPHGVANAILLPQVMEFNLVGNLEKFKEIAEIFGENTEGLPLRDAAELSVKAIRQLNRDIGIPAGLREYGVTEENLDYIAREGMTSGNVLVNPRKPTLEDLKEIVRRSI